The Raphanus sativus cultivar WK10039 chromosome 6, ASM80110v3, whole genome shotgun sequence sequence CAGTTGGTCTCGGTTAGGAGCCCTCGTCTCTGCAAATTCTCTCCCGTAGATATGGCTCCTTGGAGGACCTTCCACAGAAAGAGCTGTATTTTAGGCAGCATAGTGGGGCTCCATACTGATTTGTACCAGTTGAAATCGTCTGGAATATGAGCTGTTCCTGCGGCGTTTGTTTCGGTGAGGTGCAAGGCTAGGTAACCTGATTTGGATGAGTATTCACCTGAACGGTTGAGTAACCATCCATAAGAATCTGCAACATTAGAGGAGCTTGGTTAATGAGCAGAATTTCTTCCACAAGATGAGGTACATGTTTCATGAGGGCTTCTTTATTTCAAATCCCTATTTCTCTTGTCATAATGTCTGAGACCATAATATCTTTCTCATTAATTGTTACAGGGCTAATTGCTGAGGTAGGAGTCGACACCGACAGCCATGGATCATGCCATAGCTTGGTGGAGTTTCCATTCCCTATAATCTTGCCAAGGTGTTGTAAGATGACGTTTCTGCCTTCGATAATTCCTCTCCAACCGTGTGACGCTGAGGTACTACACTTGACTCTAAGAAAAGAGTCTGTTTGGCAATACTTTCCTAGGTGTAGTATTGGCAGTAAGCAATCGGGTTTCATGAGAATTTTCCAGGAGAGTTTACCGAGTAGAGCTTTGTTGAAGTGTTGAATATCTCTGAAACCGAGAACTCCCATACTCTTTGGCTTGGTAAGATTATCCCATGATATCCAACAAATCTTTCGTTTTGAATCATTACCATCCCAGAAAAAGCGAGTCAAGATTGACTGGATCTTTTTGCAGAGGCCAACAGGAAGCAGGAAGCAGGTCATGGAGAAAGTAGGAATGGCAGTGAGGATAGATTTGAGTAGAGTAAGCTTCCCTGCTGCAGAGAGTTGTTTAGACGACCAACAGACGGCTCTCTGTTTGATGCGGTCCACAATGGAAGCAAACAGGTCCTTCTTTTTGCGTCCAAACAACTCAGGTAATCCTAGATACTTCCCCGCTCCTCCTTCTTTCTCTATGCCTAGCGTTTGTTTAACTCAAGTTCTATCCTCTTGCGGTGTTTTTGCTGAGAAAGAGATTGATGACTTACTTGTGTTTATCATCTGTCCTGACGCTCGTTCATACTTTTGTAGGATATCCTTTAGAGCTAAGCAACTTTGGGGGTTAGAGCGCACAAAGAACAATGTATCATCAGCAAATAAGAGATGATTGATCCGGGGGAACTTTGTTGCGATTCTGATTCCAGTCATTGAACCATCTCGCTGAGCTTCCTTGCACATGCCGGAGAGGACTTCCCCGCAGTGGATGAAGACGTAGGGGGAGATGGGATCTCCTTGGCGTATTCCACGTGAAGGTACGACATGTCCTAGCACTTCTTCATTTATTAGGAATGAATACGTAACAGTAGTTATGCATTGCATCACCCAGTTGACAAAGATGCTGTGAAATCCCATTTGCAATAGCACTTTCTCTATCAAATTCCATTCTAGGCGGTCATACGCTTTACTGATATCAGTCTTGACAGCCATTGAACACTTCTTTTGCACATCTGATGTTTTTAGGAAATGTAGGATCTCGTGGGTAATCAAAACATTTTCTGAGATAGAACGCCCTGGTATAAACGCAGATTGATTTTCAGAGATGATCTCTTCGAGAACTGGTTTGAGACGTAGGgataatagtttagatatgaTCTTGTAGTATACATTGCATAATGCAATGAGCCTGTAATCCACTACTTTCTTCGGATTGATAGTCTTTGGGATCAATCTTATGTGCGTCTCATAGATAGAGCTAGGTAGCACCCCTGTTGCGAAAAAGTCTTGAATCTCTTTGATGATTGCAGGGTTAACTGTGCTCCAGTTAGACTGGAAGAAGCTTGCCGAGAACCCGTCAGGACCAGGGGCCTTGTCCGGGTGAATGGAGAATAACGCTTCTTTGATTTCAGCAGCTGAGGGAATATAGGTCAGCTTCTCGTTTGTAGCATGTGAGATAGACGGTTGAATTGCTTTTGAGACAACATCAGAGGGTTCTGAGTTGAGAGAAGTGAAGATACTTTGCTAATAATCAGTGATAGTGGTCACTATCTGTTCCTTACCAAACACCTCCTCTCCTTGGGCATTCTCGAGCACAGTAAGTTGATTTCTAGCTCTTCTTCCTCTAGTAGATGCGTGAAAGAATCCAGTATTCTTATCTCCTAGTGTTAACCAAAGTTGCCTGCTGCGTTGTTTCCAATATTCTTCCTCTGCTTTGTAGGCTAGTAGAAGCTGTGTGTTGAGGCTAGAGATCAAAGAGTCATTGGTCGTTTCTTTGGAGAGTTCAGCATCTAAGGATGTTTTAAGCTTATCTATTGTTTTCCGGCTGTTGATGTAGTGTTTTCTACTCCACATAGCAATGGCTCGTCTACAGCTAGCGATTCTACTGGAGACAGATAAGTTTACTCCTTCCTTTCACACAATTTCAATTATTTGGTTGACTTCATCATTGTATCTTAGCCGTTGGTCATACCTGAATATTCTCTTTGGCTTTTTCTTTGTAGGCTCAAAGGTAGACAGTAGTGGTCTGTGATCGGAGTTCTCAAACTCGAGGTAATGACTCTTAGCAGTGGGGAACATATCAGACCAGTGACTATTGGCGATAGATCGGTCCAGGCGACAGTCGACGAGGTGTGTGCCTTGCTTCCCCCTCCAGGAGAGAAAGTTTCCGGTGTGCTGTAAATCGAAGAGGTCTGCAGCAGAGAGAAAACTTCTGAAGGGTCCGAAGAAACTCTCTGGCCGTTCTGGCCCTCCAGATTTCTCGGAGTTGTCGATTATCTCGTTGAAGTCGCCTGTGAGGAACCACGGCGAGTCTCTTGTCAGGGCAATAAATGCTAACTGGTCCCACACAGCCTGACGATTTGAAACTTTTGGA is a genomic window containing:
- the LOC130495678 gene encoding uncharacterized protein LOC130495678: MTELQEVTIQYINCPDPVESAARGQRVEESDERGDMEETTARIIANAQATRAAMLPHTTVIPSDSTIILGDSQITAVWDQLAFIALTRDSPWFLTGDFNEIIDNSEKSGGPERPESFFGPFRSFLSAADLFDLQHTGNFLSWRGKQGTHLVDCRLDRSIANSHWSDMFPTAKSHYLEFENSDHRPLLSTFEPTKKKPKRIFRIASCRRAIAMWSRKHYINSRKTIDKLKTSLDAELSKETTNDSLISSLNTQLLLAYKAEEEYWKQRSRQLWLTLGDKNTGFFHASTRGRRARNQLTVLENAQGEEVFAIQPSISHATNEKLTYIPSAAEIKEALFSIHPDKAPGPDGFSASFFQSNWSTVNPAIIKEIQDFFATGVLPSSIYETHIRLIPKTINPKKVVDYRLIALCNVYYKIISKLLSLRLKPVLEEIISENQSAFIPGRSISENVLITHEILHFLKTSDVQKKCSMAVKTDISKAYDRLEWNLIEKVLLQMGFHSIFVNWVMQCITTVTYSFLINEEVLGHVVPSRGIRQGDPISPYVFIHCGEVLSGMCKEAQRDGSMTGIRIATKFPRINHLLFADDTLFFVRSNPQSCLALKDILQKYERASGQMINTSIEKEGGAGKYLGLPELFGRKKKDLFASIVDRIKQRAVCWSSKQLSAAGKLTLLKSILTAIPTFSMTCFLLPVGLCKKIQSILTRFFWDGNDSKRKICWISWDNLTKPKSMGVLGFRDIQHFNKALLDSYGWLLNRSGEYSSKSGYLALHLTETNAAGTAHIPDDFNWYKSVWSPTMLPKIQLFLWKVLQGAISTGENLQRRGLLTETNCIRCGAQETTNHIFFHCDFERQVWKYIISPLTITAETSFGHELQTSRFRINLPPIGVAPNLFHWIAWTIWTSRNLLIFENRTLSPTLTMTRAIASAREWTLAHINSPSPSPKPIALEPRKSTSPNGTTLIFTDASWIASTKQAGLAWISTDANKQEINRGSLATEHIASPLLAESLAVRASLLHASTLGYTKIWIHSDSQELVRLDNGPADRLAKSAFSNGLIGPNV